One Penaeus monodon isolate SGIC_2016 chromosome 34, NSTDA_Pmon_1, whole genome shotgun sequence DNA segment encodes these proteins:
- the LOC119594838 gene encoding uncharacterized protein LOC119594838 — protein MSQCLLDSRCQSRWIGQDCISQMGIDFPDHEVAIWANRKKCVFATGKHSKSWASLRLAQGCEPDPDKVVAIQKMPHLTCKDTKVWSVCQPCCYFSRKIRNAEPVTLQLIEETKRLRTQHRVPDQLSRAAGCNGHCTRVNPDDRAVTNLRIPCAKKEGDWLVVPKALRGSAMHLAHAGATAGHPCVYRTYCKLRDYFYFPNMLATVKEYVGTCRSCQKRKGMAYHAPLAAAPQASYPLERVSADLMELEVTSQGNKYVLAFIDQLTRYVQLIPLPSKEAETVADAFINQFVTVFGPPRLLQTNNGREFKNNLFKRVCELASVQTIFTTAFHPQANGMIERTNRVVKNALATLLEASPLEWDKLLPYVPLAMNSAVHRSVGDQPLYLLTGHIGAYPVGNSNYEETDHEAAQSFAARLRRAREIDVRGVGRRGALGPRRFGPARIFKKTGPVTRLVRVLPPPYKEKIYHLNQLRPYRTNDELHLPDDAELDEDGDVDDPPPLDGLPDDIAVALLASFCRPPDDD, from the exons ATGTCCCAGTGCCTACTGGACAGTAGATGTCAATCCAGATGGATAGGCCAAGACTGCATTTCTCAGATGGGCATCGACTTTCCAGATCATGAAGTTGCCATTTGG GCCAACAGGAAGAAATGTGTTTTTGCAACAGGAAAACATTCAAAGTCCTGGGCTTCTTTAAGACTCGCCCAAGGGTGTGAACCTGACCCAGATAAGGTGGTTGCAATACAGAAGATGCCTCA CCTGACATGCAAAGATACGAAAGTTTGGTCTGTTTGTCAGCCTTGTTGTTACTTCAGCCGCAAAATCAGGAATGCTGAGCCGGTTACCCTGCAATTGATT GAGGAGACCAAACGTCTGC GGACACAACATCGTGTCCCAGACCAGTTGAGTCGTGCAGCTGGCTGCAACGGACACTGCACAAGAGTGAATCCAGACGATCGCGCCGTCACCAACTTGAGGATCCCTTGTGCAAAGAAAGAGGGTGATTGG TTGGTTGTGCCAAAGGCACTTAGAGGCTCTGCCATGCATTTGGCTCATGCAGGTGCAACAGCAGGTCACCCGTGTGTTTACAGGACGTATTGTAAGCTCAGGGATTACTTTTACTTCCCTAACATGTTGGCCACAGTGAAAGAATATGTTGGTACATGTCGATCTTGCCAGAAACGTAAGGGCATGGCTTATCATGCGCCTCTTGCTGCTGCACCACAGGCCAGTTACCCACTGGAAAGGGTATCTGCAGACCTCATGGAACTTGAAGTGACCTCACAAGGTAATAAATATGTACTGGCTTTCATAGACCAACTCACTCGATACGTCCAGTTGATACCTTTGCCATCCAAGGAAGCAGAGACTGTGGCTGATGCCTTTATTAATCAGTTTGTGACTGTGTTTGGGCCACCTCGCTTATTACAAACAAACAATGGCCGAGAATTTAAAAACAATCTATTTAAGAGGGTTTGTGAGTTAGCCAGTGTACAAACCATTTTCACTACTGCTTTCCATCCCCAAGCTAATGGGATGATTGAACGCACCAACCGAGTGGTGAAAAACGCCTTGGCAACACTTCTGGAGGCTTCTCCCTTAGAATGGGATAAACTTTTGCCATATGTTCCTTTGGCCATGAACAGTGCAGTACACCGCTCAGTGGGTGATCAGCCTCTCTATTTGCTGACTGGACATATTGGCGCCTATCCTGTTGGCAATAGCAATTACGAGGAGACTGATCATGAAGCAGCACAATCTTTTGCTGCTAGGTtaaggagagctagagagattgACGTGAGAG GAGTAGGACGGCGTGGAGCCCTTGGACCTCGTAGGTTTGGTCCAGCTCGTATTTTTAAGAAGACAGGTCCTGTAACACGGTTGGTCAGAGTACTGCCTCCTCCTTACAAGGAGAAGATTTACCACCTCAATCAGCTGAGGCCTTACAGGACGAATGATGAACTCCACCTGCCAGATGATGCCGAGCTAGATGAGGATGGGGACGTGGACGATCCTCCTCCTTTAGATGGACTACCGGATGATATTGCAGTTGCTCTCTTGGCCTCCTTTTGCCGACCTCCTGACGATGATTAG